Proteins from one Drosophila gunungcola strain Sukarami chromosome 3R, Dgunungcola_SK_2, whole genome shotgun sequence genomic window:
- the LOC128252395 gene encoding centrosomal and chromosomal factor, with translation MTMAACYANYDMSSLSHGMSALSALQQQHSQAQQQHSQAQQQHSQTQQHHHQQQQQQQQHMYHVANSRQQQQQQQQQQQQQQQQQQQTPSSSNNSNTAPAPSPQKDYSIPLHVDCSVEYELPNQPKPPAGQRVEPLLMIHPCYFRKMESQRRSPFVNNMHATARAVSSSSLSSGAALGGGGSGTAVATAPSSSAARRGARVASTAQQQQQQQQQQQQQQQRYQQQQQQLRQQHQQMSQMSQQAHYPQQRSSLEQQIGLCPQQQSSLEHVRRQHQQQQQQQQQRASSNQSQRQSQSQSHAANSAAAAAAVQAQAQASIAAAAAGQWDQLAAALAARTALTPHHMLHPHGHYAAKGSGAGAASGKRDAMISGSNYGQTAVASGKLQQQQQQQQQSQVQQQQHQQQQHCLPPPPWDATSMLMDRAPMATVPSNYQAGPDTNPMRLYSATPTSGAATGGSASVGGGGGGGAVGGTGATGAVTTATDKLSGKYRQYLRSQRMHPYAAAASLNLAAAAAAAGQTSFVPFSSAATPTFQHLPQISCYNV, from the exons aTGACGATGGCCGCCTGTTATGCCAACTACGACATGTCGTCCCTGTCGCACGGCATGTCGGCCCTgtctgccctgcagcagcaacacagccaggcgcaacagcaacacagccaggcgcagcagcagcacagccagacgcagcagcatcatcaccagcagcagcagcaacaacagcagcataTGTACCACGTTGCCAACAGcagacaacaacagcagcagcagcaacaacaacagcagcagcagcagcagcaacaacaacagacgcccagcagcagcaacaacagcaacacagcGCCCGCTCCCTCGCCCCAAAAGGACTACAGCATCCCGCTGCACGTGGACTGCAGCGTGGAGTACGAGCTGCCCAACCAGCCCAAGCCTCCGGCGGGTCAGCGGGTGGAGCCGCTGCTGATGATCCACCCGTGCTACTTCCGCAAGATGGAGTCGCAGCGGCGCAGTCCGTTCGTGAACAACATGCACGCGACGGCGAGGGCGGTCAGCAGCAGTTCGCTCAGCAGTGGGGCGGCCCTGGGCGGGGGCGGAAGCGGTACGGCTGTGGCCACGGCTCCCAGCAGCAGTGCCGCCCGGCGGGGCGCTCGGGTGGCCTCCAcagcccagcagcagcagcagcaacaacagcagcagcagcagcagcaacagcgctaccagcaacagcagcaacaactgcggcagcagcaccagcaaatGTCGCAGATGTCGCAGCAAGCCCACTATCCGCAGCAACGGTCTAGTCTGGAACAGCAAATCG GACTTTGCCCCCAGCAACAGTCTAGTCTGGAGCATGTGCGCCgacaacatcagcagcagcagcagcagcagcagcaacgtgCCAGCAGCAACCAAAGCCAACGTCAAAGCCAAAGTCAGAGCCATGCAGCCAActcagcggcagcagcggcggcggtaCAGGCCCAGGCCCAGGCCTCGATAGCCGCCGCGGCCGCCGGTCAGTGGGACCAGCTGGCCGCGGCGCTGGCCGCCCGCACCGCCCTCACGCCCCACCACATGCTGCACCCCCACGGCCACTACGCGGCCAAGGGCAGTGGCGCCGGGGCAGCGAGCGGCAAGCGGGACGCCATGATCTCCGGCAGCAACTACGGACAGACGGCGGTCGCCTCGGggaagctgcagcagcagcaacagcaacagcaacagtcgcaggtgcagcagcagcagcaccagcaacagcaacactgCCTGCCTCCGCCGCCCTGGGACGCGACGTCCATGCTAATGGACCGCGCGCCGATGGCCACAGTTCCTAGCAATTATCAGGCCGGCCCTGACACCAATCCCATGCGCCTCTActcggccacgcccacctccGGAGCGGCCACGGGCGGGTCGGCGTCGgtgggcggcggcggtgggGGCGGAGCGGTGGGCGGCACGGGGGCGACGGGGGCGGTGACCACGGCCACGGACAAGCTAAGCGGCAAGTACCGGCAGTACTTGCGGTCCCAGCGGATGCACCCGTATGCGGCGGCCGCCTCGCTCAACTtggccgccgccgcagcagccgctGGACAGACGTCCTTCGTGCCGTTCAGCTCggcggccacgcccacattcCAGCACCTGCCGCAGATCTCTTGCTACAACGTGTGA